CTTTACTATAAAAAGGCTACACAAATACGACTTAGCCCAACTTCTTGGATGGAAGCTTTTTCTTGGTATTATATGGGAACCATCTATGAACTACAAAAAAATACATCCGATGCTAGAGCATGCTATCAAAAGGCTTTGAGCTATCAAAATTATGAATACCGCAACAGTTTAGAAAGAAGGACAAAAGCTGCGCTACAAAGAGTGAAGGAATAGCTACTCTACAATTTTTGCATCTTCTACATTGTTGTTGTTAGTATTTTTTTTTGGTTCTGCGGGTTTGTTTTCAGGTAAAGAGTTGCCTGCGTTTTCAATATTTTCTTGAATTTCTTGGGAAGCTTTTCTGAACTCTCTCATGCCTTGACCTAATCCTCGGGCTAGTTCGGGAATTTTCTTTGCTCCAAAAAATATCAAAATGACCAATAAGATGAGAATTATTTCACCTCCGCCCAAGTTAAGAAACAACAAACTCATACAGCAAAAGTACAAAATATTTCTCAATATTTGCCTGTAAAAATGGCACGTAAAAAGTGGCTTTGTTTTGTAGCTCATTTTATTTATGCATCAGTAAGTATTTTAGTTGCATTTTCTTACGTAAGTCAATACATCAGTCCTTTACAGGGAAGTATTTTTTATTTGTTTTCTTTGGTGGTTTGGTACATTCAGTTGGGAGCTTGGATAATTTTGATATGGGCGGCATTGCAAAAGCAAACTACTTGGATGCTTGTGTTTTTATTGCTGCAAGTAGTAGGGATACGGAATTATAGGGTTACTTATGCTTTTAGGTTTTCAGAAAAAACAGTTGACCAAGCTTTGAAAGTAGTAACATACAATGTAAAAAACTTTGAGCTAGGCACAGAAGCACTACTTGAAGAAATTGCCGCGCAGCAAGCGGACATTGTTTGCTTGCAAGAAGTATGGGACTATAAGCGTATATATAATTCAACCTATAATTTTCCCAATCCTTTGCAGTACTTACAAAGATCAGCTCATTTGCCGTATTTGTTTTTTTATCCCCGTATTCAGGAAAATTTTGGCTTAGCGATACTGTCAAAATATCCTATTATTCAAAAAGGGACTATTCCCTTTAAGAGTAACGGCATAAATGGCATGATGTACGTTGATATTATATATAAAAACACTAAACTGCGAGTTTATAACGTTCATTTGCAGTCTATCAATCTTATGTACAATCCAAAATATGAGCATGAAATAGGAAAAATCAAATATGATACACCTGACAAAAGGCGTTATTTGTTACAGCAGCTTATCAAAAGTTCCATTAAGCGGACGTATCAATTAGAGTTACTATTACAATCTATACGATCTTGTCAACATCCTGTTGTTGTAGCGGGGGATTTTAATAGCACTCCTTATTCACATTTGTATTGGAAGATGACGAGAGATTTGCAAGATAATTTCATTATGTCAGGTAAAGGATTGGGCTATACTTTTGATAAGTATCCTCTTCGGATAGATTACATTTTTTCTGACAGAAGACTCAAGCCCGCACAAACTTTTACCTACAAAACTCCATACTCTGACCATAGTATGGTAGTGAGTTACATGTACTTAGTTTGAATTTATTATCAGGTTACTTCAAAAATATTTGACGTGCCCCTTGCTGACGCAACAAGGGGCTGGGTATTGCGCATGTAGCCCGAAGCACACCGCTCTTGTGGACAAAAGCCCACAAGGACATGCCAAAAAAATTAAAATCTAACCCTGGTCTAAAACAAAATGCGCTTATTACAAAAGCTTCAAGCAAAATATTTGCTACTTTTGCAAAATAAAAGAAAGTATGAAGTCTTTTTTGATTCTGTTGAGCATAGGAATTAGCTATTTTGCTCTAGGACAGATTGGACTCGCAGGTAAATTCAAAGTAGAGAAAAAAAGTCAAAGCACACAACTAGTGCCAGGTAAGTACAAAGTATTAGGAATTGCCGTAGAAGGTACACAATTAGCGAATAAAGAAGAGCTGATCAGATTAGCCAAAATAGATATTGGAGATGAAATTACTTTGCCCTACGGACTAGAAATAGTAGATGCTATGAGAGCTATGTGGAAAGCTGAACTCTTTTCCGACATCAAAATAGAAGCGGAACAATTTACGCCGCCCACCTTCGCAAGTCCTGGTACTATCTACTTGACCTACAAGGTAAAAGAACAAACTCGTCTGTCTAGATATACTTTCAAAGGAATTAGCAAGTCTGACCAAGATGATTTGAAAGAGAAATTGGGTTTGTCAAGAGGTACAGTAATTACACCTGCTAAATTAGACATGGTTCACAGAAAAATAGAAAAATTCTATCACGAAAAAGGTTTTATGAATGTACAAATTAAAGTTACGCTGCAACCTGATTCTATTTTGCGTAATAGCGAAAAAATGATTATTAGCATCAAGAAAGGTAAAAGGGTACGAGTAAAAGAAGTTATTTTTTTGCATGCAGATTCTATCAAACACTCTAAACTTCGTAGAAAAATAAAGAACAAATCCCAACAAGGCTTTTTTTCATTTTTATCTAATACTAAGTTCAAACCTGATGAACTTAAAAACGATTATGGGCGAATAGAGGAATTTTACAATACTCGCGGTTTTAGAGATGCCAAAGTCTTAAAAGATAGCGTTTATACGATTGATGAAAAGCATGTAGGAATTGTTTTTACTGTGTATGAAGGGCGTAAATACTATTTTAGAAATATCACTTGGGTAGGCAACTACAAGTACAGCGATTCTACCTTAAATGCTATTCTCAAAATAAAGAAAGGCGATGTATATGATAGAAAGCTTTTAGAAGAGAAGCTAAATTACAATCCCAATGGTACGGATATTAGTTCATTATACATGGATGACGGCTATTTATTTTTTAACGTTGAACCTATTGAGGTAAAAGTAGAGGGTGATTCGATTGATATTGAAATGAGAGTATTTGAAGGTACGCAAGCAGAAATTGCTAATGTTAGTATTGAAGGAAATACCAAAACAAATGACAGAGTAATCATCAGGGAACTTTTTACTCAACCTGGGCAAAAGTTCTCTCGTTCTGATTTGATACGTAGCCAAAGAGAGTTAGCTAATTTAGGAGTATTCAATCCTGAAAAAATTAATCCTGTTCCTGTTCCTGACCCTGACAAGGGAACGGTA
This genomic interval from Bacteroidia bacterium contains the following:
- a CDS encoding twin-arginine translocase TatA/TatE family subunit — its product is MSLLFLNLGGGEIILILLVILIFFGAKKIPELARGLGQGMREFRKASQEIQENIENAGNSLPENKPAEPKKNTNNNNVEDAKIVE
- a CDS encoding endonuclease/exonuclease/phosphatase family protein — encoded protein: MARKKWLCFVAHFIYASVSILVAFSYVSQYISPLQGSIFYLFSLVVWYIQLGAWIILIWAALQKQTTWMLVFLLLQVVGIRNYRVTYAFRFSEKTVDQALKVVTYNVKNFELGTEALLEEIAAQQADIVCLQEVWDYKRIYNSTYNFPNPLQYLQRSAHLPYLFFYPRIQENFGLAILSKYPIIQKGTIPFKSNGINGMMYVDIIYKNTKLRVYNVHLQSINLMYNPKYEHEIGKIKYDTPDKRRYLLQQLIKSSIKRTYQLELLLQSIRSCQHPVVVAGDFNSTPYSHLYWKMTRDLQDNFIMSGKGLGYTFDKYPLRIDYIFSDRRLKPAQTFTYKTPYSDHSMVVSYMYLV
- the bamA gene encoding outer membrane protein assembly factor BamA, which produces MSIGISYFALGQIGLAGKFKVEKKSQSTQLVPGKYKVLGIAVEGTQLANKEELIRLAKIDIGDEITLPYGLEIVDAMRAMWKAELFSDIKIEAEQFTPPTFASPGTIYLTYKVKEQTRLSRYTFKGISKSDQDDLKEKLGLSRGTVITPAKLDMVHRKIEKFYHEKGFMNVQIKVTLQPDSILRNSEKMIISIKKGKRVRVKEVIFLHADSIKHSKLRRKIKNKSQQGFFSFLSNTKFKPDELKNDYGRIEEFYNTRGFRDAKVLKDSVYTIDEKHVGIVFTVYEGRKYYFRNITWVGNYKYSDSTLNAILKIKKGDVYDRKLLEEKLNYNPNGTDISSLYMDDGYLFFNVEPIEVKVEGDSIDIEMRVFEGTQAEIANVSIEGNTKTNDRVIIRELFTQPGQKFSRSDLIRSQRELANLGVFNPEKINPVPVPDPDKGTVDIIYKVEERPSDQIQLQGGWGGQLGVVGTVALILNNLSTKKFFKAESWQPIPSGDLQRLSINVQANGRPFQSYSLSFTEPWLGGRQPNNLTVTTYYSVQQNFRNQDPFFIKIWGNAVDFGRRLKVPDNFFVYNAAVSYQLFNLKNAGGFFGINTGRINLLSFKQTISRNSIDQPIYPRSGSLVAFSLDLTPPFSILTGKTTAEQRFKWAEYHKWKFDFSWYIKIVDNLVLAPKARFGFLGWYNIKNGIPVVQRFFVGGDGITGFNLDGREIIGLRGYSNGSIYAQGSDLSIQGGIIYDKFTLELRYPISLQPTATLYVLSFLEAGNNWNRISSFNPFEVYRSGGFGVRVFLPMFGQLGLDWGYRFDDVFISPGMQRSQFHFSIGQTF